The following nucleotide sequence is from Anguilla rostrata isolate EN2019 chromosome 3, ASM1855537v3, whole genome shotgun sequence.
TCACCATTTCAGTGTTAGCCAGGCCTACCAAATGAAATCTAAGTAGCGTTATTGATCCTGCCATTGGTGTAAATGAGCTCACCCATCTCTGCTCTCAATACTGATGAAGTCTCTCTGACTCGAACGGGGAACAAAGCGAATGCAAGTTTCTGTGTTGAAGGTCTCCATGGCATTTTCAATTCTCTTCTTGTGATAATATGCTGTAATGCAGAatcattcaaaaacaaacatgagaAAAATTAGaactttcatttgaattataatatgtacaaatatttaaagtaccaaaatgtgatgttttaaaGATATGCAAAACGTGGTCTTGTATAAAGCATAATATTATCACTGGTCCATTGACTATGTTTGATATCTATTTCACCAAATAATTCATTCATGCACAATATCAttgcctttttcatttttgtaaataaatacagattttgTTTCACTTACAGAATTCATTGCTCACAGTGTAAGGCACTTCAACGAGTCCATCTGAGGATTTCCTCCATAAGCATTGGTTATTCCAGCAGTTTATAGCATTTCTGGTGTTTGATACAATCATGTCTCCCTCCATCAGTATCTCGCTGGACCCTTTTAGAAACAGAACACAGTCATTCAGAACCTcctgggatttttaaaaagaacagaaaatgtcTTCAAAATGCAGAGAAATTTTATATGGGCACtctgttttctgaattttcatTCTTTCATAGTTGCAGAGCCCTTCACAACACTTTGAAAATGTAGAAATTCAAAAACGACAAGAAATATCTATTTGTGATTCCTTTGCATTGTCtcaagtaaataaaataaaaataaaacaccaacCATTGTTGGACTGTAGAATCCTTGCAGTGATGTCCAAATCATCAGGATCCTCTGTTTGAACAGCTTGAAAGCAGAAGAGTTCAAAACACTCTTTTTATACTGACCTCATACTTGCAGTTATATtgttacagaaataaatactaTATAAAGTCAAAAACATCAGTTACagaattattttgttgccaATGAATTACTCACAAATCAGTGGAGAGTCATCTGCTTCACTTCCAAGGTCctaaagaagaaagagaggcagaTGCTCAGTTAATAAAATTGAACACATATTTGAGGTGAGAGTTGAGGGAATCTTTCCACTGTGTTTAGTGGGCCATCTCTTACCACGAGGTGATGTGCCTGTGAGAGGCTCAGCAGCAGAGCTAGGATGGTGGAGATGAGTCTCTGGTCCATCTTCAGTCAGCGTTTGGAGATACTCAGGATGGTTCCCTCACGATGAGTTGATGTCTGAGATCTGTCAGGCCCTGTCTTTTATACAACCTCAGCTTGTAGGTGTGCCTGCAAGGGGATCAGGGATTATCAGCAATTCCCTACACCcaaaattagcattttggtGTACTACATTCATTTCCACCATTTCAATGAAACTTGTAATTGTTATTCCTCATTTTGTTTACAGTGGTAAGCTGGGAAGATCATGAAAACTGATTGTCTCccagaaaacacacagagcttGTTTTAAGTAGGTTTTAAGTGCTTATTTTGTACAGCCCTTTTTTGGGTTCTGATTCTTACCGGCTTGTAAATACCTAATCTCATTACGTACATTTATAGGGTGGGGTCTGGAATTCATGGGCATTCAGGGGTTGTCTTCTCAGTTTGTgttcatcatcatttttttctaaattagaaaaaaaaagtttgtatcTTCAACCCGACACAAATTAGAAAATGTATTGTGAATGTAGTGCACCTGAGTTCATCTTAGTCCACAGATGCTTAAGCTGAATAGACTGGTATATCATGTTAACTGTAATAGAAGATATATTCAtagtttaaagaaaaacaattcaaatatgTAATTTACAACATGCATTTATAAATCTAAATCTAAGACAATTACGATGTTattcacaattttatttatatagaataaacaaaagtgaaacagaaatacaaatgaaaattggGAAAATATAATTATCACTTGCAAAGTCATGCAAAGCAATAAATTACTAGATCATTGTATTTATATCAATATAATTCATGAGTTTGAAAAGTTGTATGAAACAGTCTCAATAACAGATAAGCAATgtgacagtgtttttttattttaatttataaaaaaatttctATATAATTCCTTTTCTCTGCTCATTTTCTTAATAAGTAGTGTATTTCACCTTCTGTGGCCCACACAGATGAATTTGAGACCTTCACAGTCTTGACAGaagagaaattattttttgtcgaATTGTGGATATTTTAATTGCCTATGATTTAATATTACATGTAGAATTGAAAATGTTTGGCAGTGAATAGACTTAATCAAGATAACGGAGAAATTGACAGGGTACTGTTGAATTGCAGACACcaatgtgtaaaataattgaACACGAAAAGCTGTGGAAACATGAATACTGAAGAGTATTAAATAGTCCATGTAACAAgcatatttaagaaaaatatttcaagccTTCTCTAAAGAATTACAAGGGTTCTGTTTACCTTGATCAACCTtccttaaaaatgtaaagtaaataacgggttttaattaattgtttaaatttatCGCTGGAATTAATTTAGTACACTCCCTTCAAAAGCTAATTTTGGGTGTGGAGAATTGGCAGTAATCCATGATCCCCTTGCAGGCACACCTACAAGCTGAGGTTGTATAAAAGACAGGGCCTGACAGATCTCAGACATCAACTCATCGTGAGGGAACCATCCTGAGTATCTCCAAACTCTGACAGAAGATGGACCAGAGACTCACCTCCACCATCCTAGCTCTGCTGTTGAGCCTCTCACAGGCACATCCCCTCGTGGTAAGAGATGGTCCACTAAACACAGTGGAAAGATACCCTCAACTCTCACCTCAAATATGTGTTCAATTTTATTAACTGAGCATCTGCCTCCTTTTCTTCTTTAGGACCTTGGAAGTGAAGCGGATGATTCTCCACTGATTTGTGAGTAATTAATCAGCAACAACATAATTCTGTACCTGATGTTCTGATTCCATGTGACATTGTTTCTGTAACTACTGATTTGCAAGTATGAGGTCAGGgttaaaaagaatgttttcaattCTTGTGTTTCAAAGCTATCCAAACAGAGGATCCTGATGATGTGGATATCACTACAAGCATTCTACAATCCAACAATGGTTAGTGTtctatatctttttttttttgttgttaaaaacgtaaaaatgttaatgattGTATAGCTACAATTCTAGTATGCTGCTAAGGGTTCTACAAATATGAATGAGAAGTCAGAATATAAAATGgccattttgttaaatgttcAGAATTCTCAGCAAAGTAACCTATGATCATCTAAATGGCTTTGTTTTGACTTCAAAGAGTCCAGTGAGacattttcagttctttttaaaaatgccaggAGGCTCTGAATGACTGTGTGCTGTCTCTACAAGGGTCCAGCGAGATACTGATGGAGGGAGACCTGATTGTATCAAACACCAGAAATGCCATGAAGTGCTGGAATAACCAATGCTTATGGAGGAAATCCTCAGATGGACTTGTTGAAGTGGCTTACACTGTGAGCAATGAATTCTGTAAGTGAaggaatatttgtatttatacataCTGTAAGAACACCCTGGTGCTAATACTGAAAGAGTTATAATATTTTACACAACTGAATTAT
It contains:
- the LOC135250172 gene encoding hatching enzyme 1.2-like isoform X7; this encodes MDQRLISTILALLLSLSQAHHLVDLGSEADDSPLISVQTEDPDDLDITARILQSNNGSSEILMEGDMIVSNTRNAINCWNNQCLWRKSSDGLVEVPYTVSNEFSYYHKKRIENAMETFNTETCIRFVPRSSQRDFISIESRDGCYSYLGRTGGKQVVSLARYGCVYHGIIQHELNHALGFYHEHTRSDRDEYVRINWENVAPHTIYNFQEQDTNNLNTPYDYTSIMHYGRTAFSTNGLDTITPVPNPNQSIGQRRSMSKGDILRINKLYSC